A portion of the Mesobacillus boroniphilus genome contains these proteins:
- a CDS encoding sensor histidine kinase, whose translation MDRISFKIGAVFFITILLVEGILFYYLHSSIIHSRIDEELASLQTRGNNHRDILENSYSQETIHHITTMESKTDTHVIITDQTGVIVSSSVPADDSIQNIITEAPSDAPQTGLILEDDWQDKQYIASVSPLENNGAVYMFKNTQRVQSLIAKLNKHFWLAGILLLTSMAVITLFLSRFITKPVIKMNEATSKIRQGDYSVTLPHRGNDELGELAESIQVLADDLSHMKRQRNEFLASISHELRTPLTYIKGYADIAGKEGITSEDRSQYLQIIHEEATKLSGLVKGLFDLAKMDENTFTIQKERLELCAFIRGIHSRLAPSFIEKNMTLNFACHREFYIEADPVRFEQIIINLLDNARKYSEEGSTTTIQVFKKSGRVHITVKDEGKGIPEEDQAWVFDRFYRVDKSRSKALGGSGLGLAIVKELVEAHGGKISLRSELGKGTTFEITI comes from the coding sequence ATGGATCGAATATCTTTTAAAATCGGGGCTGTTTTTTTCATAACAATTTTGCTGGTCGAAGGTATCTTATTCTACTACCTTCACTCTTCTATCATCCATTCAAGGATCGATGAGGAGCTGGCTTCCCTGCAAACGCGAGGCAATAACCATCGTGATATTCTGGAAAATTCCTATTCCCAGGAAACAATCCACCATATCACCACCATGGAATCGAAAACGGACACCCATGTTATTATCACTGATCAAACAGGCGTGATCGTTTCCTCTTCCGTTCCAGCTGATGACTCCATACAAAACATCATCACAGAAGCCCCATCGGATGCTCCCCAGACTGGCTTGATATTAGAAGATGACTGGCAGGATAAGCAATATATTGCGTCAGTCAGCCCCCTGGAGAACAACGGTGCTGTTTATATGTTCAAAAACACCCAGCGGGTCCAAAGCCTGATTGCCAAGCTGAACAAGCATTTCTGGCTTGCTGGAATCCTGCTGTTGACCTCAATGGCTGTGATTACCCTTTTCTTATCCAGATTCATTACTAAGCCAGTCATCAAGATGAATGAAGCGACTTCAAAAATCCGCCAGGGCGACTATTCCGTCACTCTGCCCCACCGTGGTAACGATGAATTGGGCGAGCTTGCAGAATCGATTCAGGTGCTTGCCGACGACCTTAGCCACATGAAGAGGCAGCGGAATGAGTTCCTTGCGAGCATTTCTCATGAATTGCGGACGCCACTCACCTATATAAAAGGGTATGCAGACATCGCAGGTAAAGAAGGAATAACATCTGAGGACAGAAGCCAGTACTTGCAAATTATCCATGAAGAGGCAACTAAGCTTTCTGGTCTGGTCAAAGGATTATTTGACCTCGCAAAAATGGACGAAAACACTTTTACCATTCAAAAAGAACGTTTGGAGCTTTGTGCCTTCATACGCGGAATTCATTCCAGGTTGGCACCATCGTTTATCGAAAAAAATATGACGCTTAATTTTGCCTGTCACAGGGAATTCTATATCGAGGCTGACCCGGTCCGTTTTGAACAAATCATCATTAATCTGCTGGATAATGCCAGAAAATATTCTGAAGAAGGGTCTACGACAACAATCCAGGTTTTCAAAAAGAGCGGCCGAGTTCATATCACAGTGAAGGATGAAGGAAAAGGCATCCCTGAAGAAGACCAGGCGTGGGTTTTTGACCGCTTTTACCGGGTCGACAAGTCACGGTCAAAAGCTTTAGGAGGTTCAGGACTCGGACTTGCGATTGTAAAAGAGCTTGTAGAAGCGCATGGCGGAAAAATCTCGCTCAGAAGCGAGTTGGGCAAAGGTACAACTTTCGAAATCACTATTTGA
- a CDS encoding (S)-benzoin forming benzil reductase: MKYAIITGASRGLGASAAQRMLSEGIHVISVSRNENNLLKQAAEKARVGYTHHSCDLSSEVQVQSVFAAIAADVFKNAEAVYVINNAGVIEPIDVAGELDASLVQTNVQVNLTAPILISNIFLQKAKETGTRVIIANVTSGAGERPIQGWSIYCSTKAAVNMFTMTAGLELENNGSNSKVIAFSPGLMDTDMQVTIRSSSEDAFADVDTFKNYKESGSLRSPDNVAEALVKLALADNLENGKIYKVNDLL, translated from the coding sequence ATGAAATACGCAATCATCACGGGGGCATCGAGGGGACTCGGGGCATCTGCCGCACAGCGAATGCTGTCCGAAGGTATCCATGTGATTTCCGTGTCTCGTAATGAAAACAATCTTTTGAAGCAGGCTGCAGAAAAAGCCAGGGTCGGCTATACCCATCACAGCTGCGACCTAAGCTCCGAGGTCCAGGTCCAAAGCGTATTCGCAGCAATTGCAGCGGATGTTTTTAAAAATGCAGAAGCCGTTTATGTCATCAATAATGCAGGAGTCATCGAACCGATTGATGTGGCCGGGGAGCTTGACGCTTCATTAGTCCAGACCAATGTCCAGGTCAATCTGACGGCACCGATCCTGATCAGTAATATATTTTTACAAAAAGCAAAAGAGACCGGCACCAGAGTCATCATTGCGAATGTAACCTCTGGCGCTGGTGAGCGCCCAATTCAGGGCTGGAGCATTTATTGCAGCACGAAAGCGGCAGTCAATATGTTCACGATGACCGCCGGACTTGAGCTTGAGAACAATGGAAGCAACAGTAAGGTCATCGCCTTTAGCCCTGGTCTGATGGATACTGATATGCAGGTGACAATCCGTTCTTCCTCCGAAGATGCATTCGCAGATGTGGATACCTTCAAGAATTACAAAGAAAGCGGCAGTCTTCGCAGCCCTGATAATGTTGCTGAAGCACTTGTAAAACTTGCATTGGCTGATAACCTTGAAAATGGGAAGATTTATAAGGTGAATGATTTGTTATGA
- a CDS encoding ABC transporter ATP-binding protein: MIPLITVKELEVTAGKKKLLSIPHFEIQEGEVLGVMGPNGAGKSTFIKALSLLERPAQGSIFLKGQDITVDLTLEIRRKFAVAMQQPLLLDTTVFQNIAIGLKLRNLPRQDVKNKVAYWLDKFQISHLAKKQAAHLSGGEAQRVNLARAMVLEPEVLFLDEPFSALDFPTKVQLLKDIKSIIALTKTTTVFVSHDLMELKYLAGTLAILMDGELKQTGPTEEVLSSPNTSTATFINDWKSLIN, encoded by the coding sequence ATGATCCCACTGATTACTGTTAAAGAATTAGAAGTGACAGCAGGTAAAAAGAAATTGCTTTCCATCCCCCATTTTGAGATTCAAGAGGGGGAAGTCCTTGGGGTCATGGGTCCGAATGGCGCAGGAAAAAGTACGTTCATCAAAGCATTATCGTTGCTAGAAAGACCTGCCCAGGGTTCAATTTTTTTAAAGGGACAGGATATTACTGTTGACCTTACGCTGGAGATACGGAGAAAGTTCGCTGTCGCGATGCAGCAGCCGCTGCTTCTTGATACGACCGTTTTCCAGAACATCGCGATTGGACTGAAACTAAGGAATCTTCCCCGCCAGGATGTGAAAAATAAGGTCGCCTACTGGCTTGATAAATTCCAGATCAGCCATCTTGCCAAAAAGCAAGCAGCACATCTGTCAGGCGGTGAGGCCCAGCGTGTCAACCTGGCACGAGCAATGGTGCTGGAGCCAGAAGTACTGTTCCTCGACGAACCCTTCTCTGCCCTTGACTTCCCTACCAAGGTGCAGCTATTAAAGGACATTAAGTCGATCATTGCCCTGACGAAAACGACGACCGTGTTTGTCAGCCACGACCTTATGGAGCTGAAATACCTGGCCGGAACGCTGGCGATACTGATGGATGGCGAGCTGAAGCAAACCGGTCCCACAGAAGAAGTGTTGTCATCCCCAAACACATCCACTGCCACCTTTATAAATGACTGGAAAAGCCTTATCAATTAG
- a CDS encoding ABC transporter permease, with protein sequence MELLLEGLKKAIEMILSGDPEILEITLLTLRVSITAVLISTFIGIPAGMFLGLARFPGRRFILAIINIGMGLPPVVAGLWITLFLWRSGPLGELSWLYTPTAIILAQILVSLPIVTALTSTAFQQINPKLILQIKALGATKLQMYWILMQEVKLAILAAIIAGFGRVIAEVGAAMMVGGNISGETRILTTSIVMEVSKGNFDIALALSFILMTLAFIITFSLTYLQQRKRSL encoded by the coding sequence ATGGAACTTTTACTAGAAGGTTTAAAAAAAGCAATAGAGATGATCTTGTCAGGTGACCCCGAGATCCTGGAGATCACCTTGCTGACATTGAGGGTGTCGATTACGGCCGTGCTGATCAGCACATTCATTGGCATTCCAGCAGGGATGTTTCTGGGTCTTGCCCGTTTTCCAGGGAGGCGGTTCATCCTTGCCATCATCAATATCGGCATGGGCCTCCCTCCTGTCGTCGCTGGCCTGTGGATTACCCTTTTCCTGTGGCGGTCAGGTCCGCTTGGCGAGTTGTCCTGGCTTTATACGCCAACAGCGATTATCCTTGCGCAGATTTTGGTTTCATTGCCAATTGTGACAGCATTGACAAGCACAGCATTCCAGCAAATCAACCCTAAATTGATCCTTCAGATTAAAGCACTCGGAGCAACTAAGCTCCAGATGTACTGGATTTTAATGCAGGAAGTCAAGCTTGCCATCCTTGCGGCGATTATTGCCGGGTTTGGCCGGGTCATTGCCGAGGTTGGCGCGGCCATGATGGTCGGCGGCAATATCAGCGGCGAGACGCGAATCCTTACGACCTCTATTGTCATGGAAGTATCCAAAGGAAACTTCGACATTGCCCTGGCACTTTCATTCATCCTGATGACGCTGGCATTCATCATTACATTCAGCTTGACTTATTTACAGCAAAGGAAGCGAAGCCTATGA
- a CDS encoding substrate-binding domain-containing protein yields the protein MKLKKFFSILFVLMLALVSGCSDSSPKETSAKEKKTDLILATTTSTQDSGLLDVLGPEFEEKHNYNLKIIAVGTGQALEMGTRGEADVLLVHAPAAEEELVNSGDAINRQKVMYNDFILVGPAEDPAKMKGLSVPEALTKIIESKASFVSRGDDSGTHKKELQLWKDSSLDQKSLGESYIETGQGMGATLQIASEKRGYTLTDRATFLAQKKNMPDTEILVEGDESLLNIYHVMQVNNERHEKVNAEGAKAFVEFMVSEETKKIIKDFGVEEYGQPLFFLFE from the coding sequence ATGAAACTGAAAAAATTTTTTTCTATCTTATTTGTACTTATGTTAGCACTTGTTTCTGGTTGTTCGGATTCATCGCCAAAGGAAACTTCTGCAAAAGAGAAAAAAACGGATCTGATTCTTGCGACCACTACCAGCACTCAGGACAGCGGGCTGCTTGATGTCCTGGGTCCGGAATTTGAGGAGAAGCACAATTATAACCTTAAAATCATTGCTGTTGGCACTGGCCAGGCACTTGAAATGGGAACGCGCGGCGAAGCGGATGTCCTGCTTGTCCACGCTCCAGCTGCAGAAGAGGAACTTGTTAATAGCGGCGATGCCATCAACCGCCAGAAGGTCATGTACAATGATTTCATCCTGGTCGGCCCTGCTGAAGACCCGGCTAAAATGAAAGGTTTATCTGTTCCTGAGGCATTGACGAAGATCATCGAATCAAAAGCTTCATTTGTATCTCGTGGTGATGATTCAGGTACACATAAAAAGGAGCTTCAGCTTTGGAAGGACTCATCACTTGACCAGAAAAGCCTTGGTGAATCATACATCGAAACCGGACAAGGCATGGGTGCGACACTCCAGATTGCTTCAGAGAAAAGAGGCTACACTTTAACAGACCGCGCGACATTCCTGGCTCAGAAGAAAAACATGCCTGACACTGAAATTTTAGTAGAAGGCGACGAGAGCCTGCTGAATATTTATCATGTCATGCAGGTCAATAATGAAAGGCATGAAAAAGTGAATGCTGAAGGCGCTAAGGCATTCGTAGAATTTATGGTTTCCGAAGAAACAAAGAAGATCATCAAGGACTTTGGTGTGGAAGAATACGGCCAGCCTCTATTCTTCCTGTTTGAATGA
- a CDS encoding substrate-binding domain-containing protein, whose amino-acid sequence MQIYTPDEIASMLKISKHTVYELIKRGDLSAFKVGNKMRIEESEFERYKASMSATSARTKESKDLHTLQLAGSHDFLVEQLVKYIASESTGLSITPSYIGSLEGLMMLYRGSADIAAVHLLDPASQQYNLPFIRQLFVHEPITVMRLASREQGLIVAKGNPKNISGVKDLARNDVKIINRQKGAGTRFLLDSFLANEKIEPSAVKGYENEEWTHLGAAAHISRGTADAAFGIKCAASQLGLDFIPATREQFDIVFRWTPENKGALKHLIDLIQLTNFKESIAELDGYNAEDFGKIIYGNSEA is encoded by the coding sequence TTGCAAATCTATACTCCTGATGAAATTGCTTCGATGCTGAAAATTTCTAAGCATACCGTCTATGAATTGATTAAGCGTGGTGACCTGTCTGCCTTTAAAGTGGGCAATAAAATGCGAATAGAAGAAAGTGAGTTTGAAAGATATAAAGCCAGTATGTCCGCAACTTCAGCGAGAACTAAAGAATCAAAGGACCTGCATACCCTGCAGCTGGCGGGCAGCCATGATTTCCTTGTTGAGCAGCTTGTTAAGTACATAGCTTCAGAGAGTACTGGTCTTTCCATTACTCCCTCTTACATCGGCAGTCTTGAAGGGTTGATGATGCTTTATCGTGGGAGTGCTGACATAGCTGCTGTTCATTTGCTGGATCCGGCATCACAGCAATACAACCTTCCTTTCATCCGTCAATTGTTCGTCCACGAGCCAATTACAGTGATGAGGCTTGCTTCCCGGGAACAGGGCTTGATTGTCGCAAAAGGAAACCCAAAGAACATCAGCGGAGTCAAAGACCTGGCAAGGAATGATGTCAAAATTATCAATCGGCAAAAAGGAGCTGGAACCCGCTTCCTGCTTGATTCCTTCCTTGCAAACGAAAAAATTGAGCCATCAGCTGTAAAAGGATATGAAAATGAGGAATGGACTCACCTGGGCGCTGCGGCACATATAAGCAGAGGTACAGCCGATGCCGCTTTTGGGATCAAATGCGCAGCTAGCCAGCTTGGATTGGATTTCATCCCAGCCACCAGGGAACAGTTCGACATCGTGTTCCGCTGGACTCCCGAAAATAAAGGGGCACTAAAGCATTTAATCGACCTGATCCAGCTCACCAATTTCAAAGAAAGCATCGCAGAACTGGATGGCTATAATGCAGAGGATTTCGGAAAAATCATTTATGGTAACTCGGAGGCATAA
- a CDS encoding undecaprenyl-diphosphate phosphatase translates to MLSKIEAFLLGIIQGLTEFLPISSTGHLYLGRNLFGLEEAGLLLDTMLHLGTLLAVFVFYRYEFIKILKNPFGKLTFLLVVGTLPAVVVGLLFEDYFDEISKTGMTIGWEFLITGTLMWFADSIKNGRKKMDDISYTDALVIGSFQAAAIFPAISRSGLTIVAALWRKLDRETAAYFSFLLSTPAILGAIVLQGKDLFSGGSETISIQALLIGIISAAIFGYIAVKWMIGYLKNHSLKPFAIYVWLMGLVVLYFQFTGQF, encoded by the coding sequence ATGCTATCAAAAATTGAAGCTTTCCTTCTTGGGATTATCCAGGGGCTGACTGAGTTTTTGCCGATCAGCAGTACTGGACACCTTTATCTGGGCAGAAATTTGTTCGGTCTTGAGGAGGCCGGGCTGCTGCTCGACACAATGCTTCACCTAGGTACGCTGCTGGCGGTTTTTGTGTTTTATAGATATGAATTCATCAAGATTTTGAAAAATCCGTTTGGAAAGTTGACCTTCCTCCTTGTTGTCGGTACGCTGCCGGCTGTTGTTGTCGGATTGCTGTTTGAGGATTATTTTGATGAGATATCCAAGACGGGTATGACGATTGGCTGGGAGTTCCTGATTACCGGGACATTAATGTGGTTCGCCGACTCGATCAAAAATGGCCGCAAAAAGATGGATGATATCAGCTATACTGATGCGCTGGTGATTGGCAGCTTCCAGGCGGCGGCCATTTTTCCGGCGATTTCCCGTTCGGGTTTGACGATTGTCGCAGCGCTTTGGCGTAAGCTAGACCGTGAGACTGCGGCATACTTCTCCTTCCTGCTGTCGACACCAGCCATTCTTGGAGCAATCGTCCTGCAAGGAAAAGACCTTTTCAGCGGCGGAAGTGAGACAATTTCGATTCAGGCATTGTTAATCGGCATCATTTCAGCTGCGATTTTCGGTTATATCGCTGTAAAATGGATGATCGGCTATTTGAAAAATCATTCTTTGAAGCCTTTTGCTATTTATGTGTGGTTAATGGGGCTTGTTGTCTTGTATTTTCAGTTCACCGGGCAGTTTTAA
- a CDS encoding FtsW/RodA/SpoVE family cell cycle protein: MTSNPKTNSRLDYGLVTILILLFLSSCVAIYSAQTTGQYGSENFLIKQIIWYTIGAGIITAVITLDSDQLQKLSWYAYGFGLVLLAGLIVAPSTIAPVINGAKSWYRVPAMGTLQPSELVKVFIILALARVIVEHHQKYRLKTIQTDFWLLLKIGIVTMVPLLLVMQQPDLGTSLVYIAIMLGMIFISGITWKLLVPIFGTGLTLISIIFYFVIWRPEILEKYLGVKEYQFGRIYSWLDPYNYQSTTGFQLTRSLLAIGSGETVGKGYGTREVYLPESHTDFIFSIIGEEFGFVGASIIVSLFFLLIYQITKIGMETKNDFYTYICVGVISMITFHVFQNIGMTIGLLPITGIPLPFISYGGSSLMGNMLAVSLIFSIRYHYKKYMFSTTS, from the coding sequence ATGACTTCGAATCCAAAAACGAATTCCCGGCTCGACTACGGGCTGGTTACGATATTGATCTTATTATTTCTTTCAAGCTGTGTTGCGATTTACAGTGCACAGACGACGGGGCAGTATGGCTCTGAAAACTTTTTGATTAAGCAAATCATCTGGTACACCATCGGTGCTGGCATCATTACCGCGGTCATCACCCTTGACTCGGACCAGCTGCAAAAGTTGAGCTGGTACGCGTATGGCTTTGGATTGGTCCTGCTGGCAGGGCTTATCGTAGCGCCGTCAACCATCGCTCCTGTCATCAATGGTGCGAAAAGCTGGTACAGGGTACCGGCAATGGGGACACTCCAGCCATCGGAATTAGTGAAGGTCTTCATCATCCTGGCGCTGGCAAGGGTCATTGTTGAACACCATCAGAAATACCGCTTGAAAACGATTCAAACAGACTTCTGGCTTTTGCTTAAAATCGGTATTGTAACGATGGTGCCGCTCCTACTCGTCATGCAGCAGCCTGACCTTGGTACTTCGCTTGTTTATATTGCGATCATGCTTGGAATGATTTTCATTTCCGGCATCACCTGGAAGCTGCTTGTGCCTATTTTTGGGACAGGCCTCACCCTGATCTCCATCATTTTTTATTTTGTGATCTGGAGGCCTGAAATCCTTGAGAAATATCTTGGTGTGAAAGAATACCAATTCGGCCGGATCTATTCCTGGCTTGATCCTTATAACTACCAGAGCACTACCGGTTTCCAGCTTACGAGGTCACTGCTGGCAATCGGCTCAGGTGAAACAGTGGGGAAGGGCTACGGTACAAGGGAAGTATATCTGCCTGAAAGTCACACTGACTTTATTTTTAGTATCATTGGCGAGGAATTCGGCTTTGTCGGAGCAAGTATCATCGTAAGCTTATTTTTCCTGCTGATCTATCAAATCACAAAAATCGGCATGGAAACGAAAAACGATTTTTACACCTATATTTGTGTAGGTGTCATCAGCATGATTACCTTCCACGTCTTCCAGAATATCGGTATGACGATCGGACTGCTGCCAATCACGGGTATTCCGCTGCCGTTCATCAGCTATGGCGGAAGCTCGCTGATGGGAAATATGCTTGCGGTAAGCTTGATTTTCTCAATACGGTACCATTATAAAAAATATATGTTCTCAACAACTTCATGA
- a CDS encoding Ger(x)C family spore germination protein has protein sequence MKINKFLPLIAACFLLAGCVEKEIIDDVNIETGIGYDLKEKEEFEGTIMVPIFKPDKNIGNFTYSATATSSRDLLQEIQRKSAQPIVTGSLEIAVFGEEMAKNGIIEVIDSFERDPSIGARVFLAVGQENAKDILTGTYGNRGNGIHLSDLIRHNMENKNLPETNLHLFLFDFYQKGNTPYLPILKKVEPEVIEIVGIALFSGDKMVDTVPPDKMFFFKLLTDKFSKGSFKVNIDSKHAAIKDLKSKHKIKLVKRDPYKILIEIEIEGVIREYTGEMLKPATIKKIEKNVEKQVNEEASKLIASFQEQGIDPLGLGHFVKSKTRGFDYNKWKDDYKNLIVQVKSDAVITEVGVVE, from the coding sequence ATGAAAATAAATAAATTCCTTCCATTAATCGCCGCCTGTTTTTTGCTGGCTGGCTGCGTCGAGAAAGAAATCATTGATGATGTTAACATCGAAACTGGCATCGGCTATGACCTCAAAGAAAAGGAAGAGTTTGAAGGGACAATCATGGTGCCTATCTTCAAACCTGACAAGAATATTGGCAATTTCACCTATTCCGCAACAGCAACCAGCAGCAGGGATTTACTGCAGGAAATCCAGCGAAAATCCGCACAGCCTATTGTTACTGGATCACTTGAAATCGCTGTCTTTGGCGAGGAGATGGCCAAGAATGGAATCATCGAAGTAATCGACTCATTTGAAAGGGACCCAAGTATCGGAGCAAGGGTATTTCTTGCCGTTGGCCAAGAGAACGCAAAGGATATTCTAACAGGGACATACGGAAACCGAGGGAATGGCATTCATTTATCAGATTTAATCCGGCATAATATGGAAAATAAAAACTTACCAGAAACCAATCTGCATTTGTTCCTTTTTGATTTTTATCAAAAGGGGAATACCCCTTACCTGCCTATTTTAAAAAAAGTTGAGCCCGAAGTCATTGAAATCGTCGGTATCGCGCTTTTTTCAGGAGATAAAATGGTCGATACTGTACCGCCAGATAAAATGTTCTTTTTTAAGCTATTGACAGATAAGTTCAGTAAGGGAAGCTTTAAAGTTAATATAGATAGCAAGCATGCTGCTATCAAGGACCTGAAGTCAAAGCATAAGATAAAGCTCGTTAAGCGAGACCCTTACAAGATTTTGATTGAAATTGAAATTGAAGGTGTCATCAGAGAGTACACCGGAGAAATGTTGAAGCCAGCGACCATAAAAAAAATCGAGAAAAACGTCGAGAAACAGGTTAACGAAGAAGCTTCAAAATTAATCGCCAGCTTCCAGGAGCAAGGTATTGACCCACTTGGCTTAGGGCATTTTGTCAAAAGCAAAACAAGAGGCTTCGATTATAATAAATGGAAAGATGACTATAAGAATTTAATTGTACAGGTCAAATCAGATGCTGTTATCACAGAAGTAGGGGTCGTTGAATAA
- a CDS encoding GerAB/ArcD/ProY family transporter, protein MQQPVPERLQVSPFLVLYLIMSMQIGIGVLGYQRIIAKAAGYDAWISVLGAGLSIHIIIWMIYKICAVTNGDIVSANAYVFGKIIGNMISSFFVIYLVIFALAVLRTFIEVIQVWIFPEMSIFWFSAVFLLLSIYIVYGGFRTVTGIAFFGLVLPSYLLLTFGFALKFAEFRNLMPVLDHSAKELLSSAYNMSLTYIGFEIPIFFYPFIKDAPKSQKWAHLGVLLTTIIYTILAIITFSYFSEDQLAGSIWATLEMWKIVSMPFVERFEYIGIANWNLIVLPNICISLWGSSMILKRAFKLKQRKGVIIIALLCLVAITFFDDRAKINFLNDWTGKIGFMVTFIYIPFLFIATMITKKVKKNENK, encoded by the coding sequence ATGCAGCAGCCAGTACCTGAAAGATTGCAAGTATCGCCGTTTCTCGTCCTTTATTTAATCATGTCCATGCAAATCGGAATCGGGGTCCTGGGCTACCAGCGAATCATTGCCAAGGCTGCTGGCTATGATGCCTGGATTTCGGTGCTTGGGGCGGGATTAAGTATACATATCATCATCTGGATGATTTATAAAATATGTGCTGTCACCAATGGGGACATTGTTTCTGCTAACGCTTATGTTTTCGGTAAAATAATCGGCAACATGATCAGTTCTTTTTTTGTCATTTACCTGGTGATTTTTGCTTTAGCAGTTTTGCGGACATTCATAGAAGTGATTCAGGTATGGATTTTTCCGGAAATGAGTATTTTCTGGTTCAGCGCAGTTTTTTTACTTTTATCGATATACATTGTTTATGGGGGGTTCCGGACTGTGACAGGAATTGCGTTTTTCGGTCTTGTCCTCCCAAGCTATTTACTTCTGACTTTTGGTTTTGCATTAAAATTTGCAGAATTCAGGAACCTGATGCCTGTGCTTGACCACTCGGCAAAAGAGTTGCTATCCAGCGCCTATAACATGTCACTCACTTACATTGGTTTTGAAATCCCAATCTTTTTCTACCCATTTATCAAGGACGCCCCAAAGTCCCAGAAATGGGCACATTTAGGCGTCCTATTAACGACAATCATCTATACCATCCTGGCAATCATTACTTTCTCCTATTTTTCCGAAGACCAGCTTGCCGGGTCAATTTGGGCTACTCTTGAAATGTGGAAAATTGTCAGTATGCCTTTTGTGGAAAGATTTGAATACATCGGCATCGCGAACTGGAACCTGATTGTATTGCCTAACATCTGCATCTCCCTCTGGGGATCAAGCATGATTTTAAAAAGAGCCTTTAAGCTTAAGCAAAGAAAAGGAGTTATCATTATAGCCCTCCTTTGTTTAGTTGCAATCACTTTTTTTGATGACCGGGCAAAAATAAATTTTCTCAACGACTGGACAGGGAAGATCGGCTTTATGGTTACGTTTATTTATATACCTTTCTTGTTTATAGCCACCATGATTACCAAGAAGGTGAAAAAAAATGAAAATAAATAA